Proteins encoded in a region of the Esox lucius isolate fEsoLuc1 chromosome 9, fEsoLuc1.pri, whole genome shotgun sequence genome:
- the LOC109616102 gene encoding zinc finger protein 239-like translates to MEDKPSLLLSFHTEPKEESLDSYWDSGAQCSLVDSEMKSEKLEDCSQTLGANYIKYEEEKMIGDLTNQDEMAEDDPFHTHGEHRQEDYKDKMSDPSPHCGKHFLSISLLKRHNLHSGEKPYSCSDCGKSFSCLASLNNHQRIHTGEKPYSCSDCGNCFISSSHLTSHQRLHTGEKPYSCSDCGKSFSHVGNLNNHKRIHTGEKPYSCSDCGKSFTSSYRLITHQRVHTGEKPYLCSDCGKGFSDFGNLNIHQHIHTGEKPFSCSDCGKGFVSSYKLSLHQRVHTGEKPYSCSDCGKSFSQLCILKTHLRIHTGEKPYSCPDCGKSFSNSRSLNIHQRIHTGENA, encoded by the exons atggaggacaaacccagcctgctgctctccttccacactgagccTAAAGAAGAGTCACTGGATTCTTATTGGGACAGTGGAGCTCAGTGTTCGttggtggattcagagatgaAATCAGAGAAGCTGGAAGACTGCAGTCAAACACTGGGggcaaattatattaaatatgaagAGGAGAAGATGATTGGGGATTTAACTAATCAag ATGAGATGGCTGAAGATGATCCATTTCATACACATGGAGAGCATAGACAGGAAGATTACAAAGATAAGATGTCTGACCCCAGTCCCCATTGCGGAAAACATTTCCTATCTATATCACTGCTAAAAAGACACAACCTACATtcaggagagaagccatactcctgttctgattgtgggaagagtttctcttgTTTAGCCAGCCTTAATaatcaccagcgcatacacactggagagaagccatactcctgttctgactgtggtaattgtttcatttcatcatCTCACCTTACTAGTCATCAACGAttgcacacaggagagaagccatactcttgttctgactgtgggaagagtttttctCATGTAGGCAACCTTAATAATCACAAacgcatacacactggagagaagccatactcctgttctgactgtgggaagagtttcactTCATCATATAGACTCATTACACATCAGAGagttcacacaggagagaagccgtacctctgttctgactgtgggaagggttTCTCTGATTTTGGCAACCTTAATATTCACCAGCACattcacactggagagaagccattctcctgttctgactgtgggaagggttTTGTTTCGTCGTATAAACTATCTTTACACCAAAGAGTTCACACGGGTGAAAAgccatactcctgttctgactgtgggaagagtttctcccAACTCTGTATCCTTAAAACCCACTtgcgcatacacactggagagaagccatactcctgccctgactgtgggaagagtttttctAATTCACGCAGCCTTAatattcaccagcgcatacacactggagagaacgCTTAA
- the LOC106023902 gene encoding zinc finger protein OZF-like, whose product MEDKPSLPPKEESLDSYWDSGAQCSLVDSKMKSEKLEDCSQTLGTNDIKYEEKKIGVFTNQDEMAEVDTFPTPGEQQQEDCEDKSHPCPHCGKHFLSTSLLKSHINIHSGEKPNSCSDCGKSFLSTYELTRHQRMHTGEKPYSCSDCGKSFSQLSNLKIHQRIHTGEKPYSCPDCGKSFSQLGSLKIHQQLHTGDKPYSCSDCGKSFSQPCRLKTHQRIHTGEKPYSCSDCGKSFSELRRLVVHQRIHTGEKPFSCPDCGKSYPGLGSLKTHQRIHTEGRTFLCSDCGKSFSILCHLIDHQRIHTGEKPYSCPDCGKSFSRLSYLKNHQQTHTGEKPYSCPDCGKSFSSISTRSVHQRRHTGKKPYSCPHCGKNFISQYGLSIHQRIHTGEKPYSCPDCGKSYTGPGSLKTHQRIHTGGRNFLCSDCGKSFTVLYNLIAHQRIHTGEKPYSCPDCGKSFSRVRYLKNHQRIHTG is encoded by the exons atggaggacaaacccagcctgcCGCCCAAAGAAGAGTCACTGGATTCTTATTGGGACAGTGGAGCTCAGTGTTCGTTGGTGGATTCAAAGATGAAATCAGAAAAGCTGGAAGACTGCAGTCAAACACTGGGGACGAATGATATTAAATATGAAGAGAAGAAGATTGGGGTTTTTACTAATCAAG ATGAGATGGCTGAAGTTGATACATTTCCTACACCTGGAGAGCAACAGCAGGAAGATTGTGAAGATAAGTCTCACCCCTGCCCCCATTgtggaaaacatttcctttcTACATCGCTACTAAAAAGTCATATTAATATACACTCAGGAGAGAAGCCcaactcctgttctgactgtgggaagagtttcctTTCAACATATGAACTGACTAGACATCAGAGAATgcacacaggagaaaagccatactcctgttctgactgtgggaagagtttctctcaactAAGTAATCTTAaaattcaccagcgcatacatactggagagaagccttactcctgtcctgactgtgggaagagtttctctcaactGGGTAGCCTTAAAATTCACCAACAATTACACACTGGagataagccttactcctgttctgactgtgggaagagtttctctcaaccATGTAGGCTTAaaactcaccagcgcatacacactggagagaagccttactcctgttctgactgtgggaagagtttctctgaATTACGTAGGCTTgtagttcaccagcgcatacatactggagagaagccattctcctgtcctgactgtgggaagagttacCCTGGACTAGGTAGCCTTAaaactcaccagcgcatacacactgAAGGGAGAACCTTtctctgttctgactgtgggaagagtttctctatATTATGTCACCTTATAgatcaccagcgcatacacactggagagaagccatactcctgtcctgactgtgggaagagtttctctcgaCTAAGTTACCTTAAAAatcaccaacagacacacacaggagagaagccatactcctgtcctgactgtgggaagagtttctctagTATAAGTACCCGTTCAGTTCACCAGAGGAGACATACTGGaaagaagccttactcctgtcctCACTGTGGGAAGAATTTCATTTCTCAATATGGACTAAGTATCCACCAGAGAATACACAcgggagagaagccttactcctgtcctgactgtgggaagagttacACTGGACCAGGTAGCCTTAaaactcaccagcgcatacacactggaggGAGAAATTTTctgtgttctgactgtgggaagagtttcactGTATTATATAACCTTAtagctcaccagcgcatacacactggtgagaagccatactcctgtcctgactgtggcaAGAGTTTCTCCCGAGTACGTTACCTTAAAAATCACCAACGAATTCACACAGGTTGA